The DNA window TCGACTCTATTAACGGGTTATCATAGTTTGTTTAGACCTAGTTAAAGGATTACATTTAACGGGTTATAGTAGTTAGCTCAAATTTTCACTATTTggttggaattttatttattttcttaataaaaatatattggtAATGCTGGGTATCTCCGAAACAAATTCAATAAAACAACAACTAACAAGTGGTCATAAATCGGAGTGTCTTGATCAATTTGAAAGACCATTTAATGTAGTTAAACTAACTGAATTTTGGGTTGTTCGATCAAGTAAGGAAAATTCGATAGAGTTCATACTCaatgttattgttatttttactttttctttcttttcattatttGAATATTCAAGAACTAAAACCATTCCAATGCTCTTTTTCGCCATACATAAACTAAACCAACAATTAGGATGAGCACGAAAATGAAAGCTTCTATGGATATGGATACCCTCAATACGTCGAAACTCATTGCCAATGGATAAAGAAAAACTGTTTCAACATCCAAAACAACAAAAGCTagaataaacatataataacgAATTCGAAATTGTTGGGGATCAACTCGGTTAAGCAATGAACAaataaaaatagcagaagaaattgagaaattgaacacacaaatttaacgtgaaaaaccCTCTTCAAAAAGGATAAAAAAGCCACggacaaatataattttactataatggcaaaataaCAAAGAGCataaaagatgaagataaaaactaaacctcgaaaaccaaaaaataaaaaactctcAAAATGTCTTATGGGTATGttttataaggttgtaaaagagcctatttataggctaaatccataggtcaaataataataaaataatctagactaattagaatttgattgaaacaaataaatagagtttaactagaaaattatttctaatttaactgaaataagagtcatactcaacaaaaaTTGTAACCAAGCATATTAATAACTTAATCGGTATTACAacttattgttttattttattttctttcccaaCTATACTCATTTTTGTAGGTTAATAGTAGAACAATGCTTTTATCATTTTCATAGGTTAATAGTAGAACAATGCTTTTAACAAGTCATGGTTATACTTATCGAGCATTAGTCGCTCATTCTTTTATTCTCTTTCACTTTTTAGATATGCAGTGGGGAAGTTTATCATGGAAGCTTAATTTAACGTTTTGATCACACTTTTTTCTAATAATAGGACTCTTATTCGGTGTTGAATTCAGGGGTTAGTATTGGTAGGGGCTTGACCCgcactaaaataaaattttagacccctttataatttataaaattttaaattagtaataataaatttacacttgaccctccaaaaatgataaaactGTTGAACTAATTTTGAGATTACGATGATTTTGTAAtaatgttttatttctttatgagaaatgtggatgtgatgtttttacttattaaaaaaatttgtgtGGTTTGAGAACTTACTTAGAAGAAGACTTCATATCATCTTAAggtaatacttaaattattgagTATTGTACTAAGACAATATTGCTGTGTCATGCTCCATCTTGGGGTGTGACAATACTATTAACTATTAGATTATGTTACATAATTATTATAAGTAGAgtgatgaaaaaatatatatatatcttattaaACATGTGCTCGATAATTGAATATATGgttcttaattattttatttaaatattacataaaaatatgaaaaaaaatgaaagtatcATTTAAACGAAATGATATATATGTCACTTGGGGATTGGTTTTTTAAATAACCAATGTGGAACAGTCTTAGGGGACTTCTAGCATTGTCATCATGGTTAATAGCTTGGCAAGGCATCGAGGGCTTCTAACATTGTCATCATGGTTGATCGGACTTCATTGTCGACATAGTTTGACAGTGGTCAGGTTAGGATGCATGTTATCATGGTTGACCAAGATTTATTGTTGGCACAGTTCGATAATGATAAGGTTAGAATGAGTTATAAATGGTTTATTATCCACATAGCTTACTAGTGACAAAGCTAGGATAAGATGCAATTATAAGTGGTTAATCAATGTGACACATTTCTAGTAGTTTCTAGCACTATCAGTGTAGCTGTTGttgtcatttttaaataaaaatatattattttatttttaattaaacatttataaatattcataacattttttaatgtttacattataataatagcatataatattataaatttaatttttaagtgttataaattacataatatataaaaataacataatacaaagtattacaaacttaaaaaaatgGGTCGGACTCAAACATTCATTATTCAAGCTTGAACCCAGTCAATATTTTAAACGGActtatttttttatccaagtcTACTTTTGGGCCTAATATTTTCATCGAAACCTTCTTAAATTTTATACTGACCTTTGAATTTAGATGAATAACTCAACTCATAAACACAACGAATTCTCTTATTTTCCTATTTAACTTATGAGATTAAACTCTCGAACtaatttttttcgatttaatcAGTTGAAATAATTGATAAGGTTAAACTTATGAGATTAAACATTCATTATTCAAGCTCGGACCAGCCCATATTTTAAACgatttttttttactcaaatataCTTTTTGGCttaacattttcatcaaaacttttttatattttgtacAACTTTCGAATTTGGATGAATAATCCAAGCCATAAACTTTTGAGATTAAACTGTAGagctaattattttttattcaatcagTTGAAATAACTGTTGGGGGTTCTTTTTTTCATCcagggactaaatagtaaaactCTGATTACTTTGACTCCCTTTTGTCTTTTGAGTTTGATTAGTGCATATAAGCAAGGTTTAGTGTTTCTTGtcacttttgtactttttatttgTGCTATAAACTCAAAAACAAAGGATCCAGATTCAAGAAAGCAGGCATGTACTTCCCTTTTGACCTTTTTCCCCCTTAAAATTCCTTGTAATTTACTTGCATTGTCCCGCTTTATGTACTTACTTCAATGAATATAAGTATAACTTCGCCTATACATGTATATACTTGTTGTTCGAAGTGTCAACCAAAATGATCTGATACTTTTAGGGTTTGTGAATTGTGAATGCTGTTTCATGCAAGTTTCGAGTTTCAGCTTTGTTTTCTGTTCCAATACTTAAAACGTAGTGCAGAGCAgtaaattaatttgaaatttcaaactaAATTACAAAGCCAAATAGATTTGAGGAATTGATCTCTGTGTATGGTGATGGATTAGAAATGGGTTCCCCCTTTAGCACAAATTTGTTATGTTTGCAGGATTTCGTTTTTCCTTTGTTGGGTCAGATTCAGAGGaggccaaaaataaaaaaatggatgaTAGTTGTGCTGTATGTGCTGACACACTTGAGTGGGTTGCATATGGGTCGTGTGGCCATCGAGAAGTATGCTCGACTTGCATCGTTCGTCTCCGATTCATCTGCGATGACTACCGTTGTTGCCTTTGCAAGTCCGAACTGAAAATTATCTTTATTACCAAAGTTAGTCATTCTTTTTATGTTCTCGAGATTGACATCTGATAATATTGAACCATGTCTATGCTGAATAATGGAAACAATATCTGGTTAAGTTTACATCTAATGAGTTTTTCAGGCTTTGGGAGATTATACGAAGGTGATAAATGATTTCTCGGCTTTTCCAGTTGATCCAATTGAGGGTCAAGTTAGTTCTTACTGGTACCATGAAGGGACACAAGCATATTTCGATGATCTGGATCACTACAAGATGATAAAAGCGATGTGCAGGCTATCTTGTACTGTTTGCGATAATAAGGATGAACAGCAAAATGGTGGATCAAAGAAGAGAGCAGAGTTTAAGAACATTGAGCAGCTTAAGAGTCACTTGTTTAACCGGCATAGACTGCTTAACTGCAGTCTGTGTCTTGAAGGTAGGAAGGTGAGATACAGTTGGttatattatgttaaaaattataaactatGCTAGAAAAATGTTATCAAGTGGCCTTCTAATTGAACAATATGGCTTGCATTCTTATTGATAACCCTCCTAGATACATTCTAAGGAATGAGACAATACCTATGTTGCTCGGACACTGGTATGAGACATTATATGTTCAATTTTTACTAAGTTTTCCATGCATTTGGAGGATTTTTGGAAGGTCATCCTCTTACTTATGTCCAAATATGTGTTGGACACATATTCccaaagaaaaaaatgaagagtcaGAGCAAAGTAGGAGACAGTGATCTAGTTTGATCTCTAAAGTACTTCCATTTATGTGATTGTTGATATTTTCTTTTGCTGCTTCGTTTTACCCAGTTGTTGGAATTTTCATTAGATATACACCCTGTTTTAACTAAGACTGTGAGGCAAGAACCGCTGGCTGCACAATGATGTATTTGATATTATCTTTAATATCTGAGTCAGGTCTTTATGTGTGAGCAAAAGTTATATACTAGAGAACAACTGGATAAGCATATAAAGACAGGTGATTCTGTGGTTGATGGCACTGAAAGTGAAAGGGGAGGTTTTATGGGACATCCTATGTGTGAGTTCTGTCAAAATCCATTCTATGGCGAGAATGAGCTCTACTTGCATATGTCTACCGAACATTTCACTTGCCACATATGCCAAAGGTAAGCCTTATTAATGTGATATAATTATAGTTCAGAGATTGCAAATGTTAGGTATTGCTAGTTCTCTCATGTATTCAACTGACATGGCTCAATGCAGGCGGCATCCCGGACAATATGAATACTATAGAAATTATGATGACATGGAGGTCAGTATCCATTTCGTGTTTTCCTGTTCTTGTTGTAATTGTTCCATTTTGATTCTCCATAGAATCAGAAATTTTGCTACAGATCCATTTTAGCCGGGAGCATCATTTATGCGAGGATGAAGCCTGTCGTGCCAAAAAGTTTGTTGTTTTTGCGACTCAATCTGAATTGAAGGTCTGAGGCATAGTTGTTATATTTATGTACATTTTCCACTTATTTTAAGTAcaatctttttttcttcttttttttttttaagaaaaacaaaattctgTAGAGGCACAATACTCTCGAACACGGTGGGCGCATGTCTCGTTCCAAGCGTAATGCTGCATTGCAGGTGTGTTCGGATCATTGAAAACAATCATGTTTCTTcaatgccccttattttattacatatttattttggtaTGCTTGTTTTAGACAATTCATTGCTTGGTCACTTGTAATCTTCCACTGTATAGTATAAGGAGATGTAGATTGCTagtaatttttcttttcattatatCCAGATACCGATAAGTTTCCGGTACCGGCGGAGTTGTGAGCAGGATCATCCAGTAAGAGGACATGTCTCTCATCCCAATTCATCTGATAGTCAACTTTCGTTGACCATGCAAGCTAGTTTCGTGACTGCTGGAAGTTTTCATTCTACTTCAACAAGTGACCAAACAGTTATAAAGAGTGAAGTAGCTTCTATCGTTGGCCCTTTCGAGTCATTAGCTACAATAGATTCCGTGCCATCTTCAAGAAATTGCCGAGCACTAGGAAACTCTAGGGGTGGACCTCTTGAAGACTCGTCATTTCCTCCCCTTCCAGCAGCATCAAATAGCAATCAACAAAAAGTTAGAAACGGTTTACAAGGACCAGCTAGAAGGAGCATGGCTGCTCCCTCACGTCACCGACACAATGGAACTTCAAATGTTGTTTCGAATACTGCTCAGGCTTGGCCTGCAGTGAGTCTTCAACCTAACATGTCAGCTGCTGGTGCGCACCGGTCCAGACCTGTGACAAAATTTTCGCATCTATCAACTACTAATAACTCATCTGGCTCTTCCAAAAGTAAGCCTACTAGGATTAGGGAATCTTTACCTAAGGTGGAAGATTTTCAATCTGCTAACAAAGCTCTAGTGGAAAAGATCCGTGTTTCTTTGGAATTTGATCAGGACAAATTTTCTGCATTCACAGGAATAACCGGTGAATATTGGCAGGGTTTTATTAGCACCGAGGAGTATCTTGCCTATGTGCACCAGTTTGGTTTATCGCATCTTGTTCTTGAGCTAGCTAGGTTATGCCCCAACGTTGAGAAACAAAGAGAACTTGTGGAGATATACAATTTTAACATAAGTAACAGCTATTCTTGCAATGATGACACTGGTCAATGGAAAAACGATAAAAGGTcaaagaaaggaaaggagaagtgTGAAGACTATGGCAGTACTGGTTCAAAACATACTTTGGCGGGTGAAATCCATAGTGGGGTGAAAGTATTATTGGAGGATGGGCATCACAGTCACACTTCCAAAGGCAAATCAAAGGTTTTGGGTGGTGAAGACGCTAACTCACATGTCCCACCTCAGTCTCAGGTCGAGCCAGATGTTGGTGGCTCGAAGAAAATTTTGGCATCTCAAGGAGGGGGAAATAAGCAACGGAAAAAAGTCTCCAAGTTCCTTAGAAATCGCCTTGGCGACGCTTCGGCTGCGCAACTTGAAGAAGGTGGAAAGTGTGAGATTCAAGAAAAAACAGACGAAAATAAGGGACCACCGGAAAGATTGCCAGTTTGCAGTGTATGGCGAGATGGTGGTGGGCAGAGACTCATGGCAAAGACCCAAAGAGTAGCAAGCAActgatatttattatatatattatagttcTTATGGAAATGACCGAGTGCTGATTGCTTTCCCAGGAGCTTTTGTTGAAGATGGATGTTGGTAATGGTACAAAATGAATCAGACACTTTGTTGATGTTGCTTGTGCTACACCACTTTTTGTCATTTTGTGCCTATGGTACTGTCATGGTATGGTATGGGTCCCTTACTATATTAGATTTAGGGTTGTTTGAACAAAGGTGAATGACATTATTATAATGGGAAAATATAGGGTGATTGACCGATTGTTATTTGTATTGAAATTGAATGGACCTATTTGGGTTCTACTGCAGAATCACTGAAAATGATTCTAGAACATAACCAGCACCAGACCCGAGCCTCCTTTGATGGTGTTTGGCTAAGACCGCTTTAATTTGTTGCTGTCTGATTAAGTTGCCATTGTGTTGTCTAGTTCTTAGGCTGTTTTGTTGCTGCAATGAACTGATTACATGTCTCCTTGCGACATTAGGATTCAAACCATCGTCATTACATCGGCCTGGTCTTTATTCACATGAATACCCGGTATCGGTTCTGGCTGACCTTGGGGGTCAGCAATCGAACTCGGGGGATTCCCATTGCTTCCTTTCGTTGTCTCGATGCACTTGTCCATGTTCTTTGTTGTTCTTGGACAATGAAGCTTATTGAGCAAAAGAAATATGGCAAAGGCAATAACAAAGTATTGTTGTATGCATATTTGGTACTCTTCATAATAAGCAAATTAATATACAAGCAAAGCAACTCCAACCAATGAAAAATGGGAACATTTCAGTTGAGGTTAAAGCAAAACAAATCTCAAAAAGTGCTAATCCTAGTCCGTACGCCTAAAACAATGAAACAAATCCCCACCACACCCATCACTAAACCTTATATTTGGTCTCACTTAAAATGTCTCACAAAACACCGATTTCATACACAACAAATCATCCCTACCATCTACAAATTAATACTATTCAATTACAAAacaaatgatgataataataataatatttgataaaGCAAAAGTCCTTCCCCCTTTTCCCCACTCTTTACCACAATTCCCTACTTATCAACAACTGCTAATACCGAGACAAACCCGATGACTTTTTCGACACAAAACAAGCTTTTAAGGATCCCACCTTTCATTGCCACCCTCTTTGCGCTCGAGCTTCAAGATTGTGTCCGCTTACTCTCTGACCATGAAGCTGGATAATCACTCTTATCTGTATCGGAATTATCCTTTTGTGAGTCTATTTCAGAGTTGTTTCCATGAGTCCGACGGTGCCTTTGGTCCTGATTTCATCGAAACAGAACAacagataaaaaaaaaaccaccATGCACTTCATGAATGTcagagctatatatatatatgtatgtatgcatattGATCATGCTAAGGAATGGATGCAACACTAACCTCTCTTGGTATAGGATACTCCTCAGACTCGAGCATTCGTGCAACTTGACCCATCTTGGGTCTTTTTTCAGAATCCGGATCAACACATCTCAAAGCAGTTAGAAGGGGCACGTTTTAGAGTTCGTGTCGACGGTCTAACCTCGATATTTGGATCTACCACTTCCTCTGATCTCCTGCTTCCAACCATCATTTTCAGCCAATCTACCAGATTAACCTGTAAACATTAagattctatatttaataaaacataaaaacctCTTTAAAAAAAGAATACAGAATAAGAAATCCATCAGTGATATACAATGATTGTCAAGACGAAACATCAAGGTCTTATGATCGTATAGGTGTAGAATGCGGTTAACTTTTACATATTCGTGTTATAGGGATGCTTTAGAACGACAATTAAAACTCGGGAAGGTAGAAATACATCCAAAACCACAAGGGGTGAAGATTCAATTGCAGAAATACATATTCGTGTACCTCATGGGCAGGACGACCATAATCCACGGGATCTCTACCAGTTATGGCTTCCAATAGTACAACCCCAAAGCTATAGACATCACTCTTTTCGTTCAAAAGGCCAGTATTTGCATATTCAGGAGCCACGTATCTGCGTGATTTAAGGAAAAAGTTGTCAAGAGATGACTAAAGGTCctaaatatataaacatgaaGATGCACTAGAGAAAATAAAATACCCAAATGTTCCCATAACTCGGGTTGTAACATGACTTTTCCCAGCACCTAGCAACTTCGCCAGACCAAAATCGGAAACCTTGGCATTAAACTCATCGTCGATCAGAATATTGCTGGACTTTATGTCTCGGTGCACAACCTTTGGTTCAATGGCCTCATGCAAGTAGGCAAGACTGCATGAGAAAACATGTGTCAAAAGAGAACCGGACCTGAAAATGTATGAAGATATAGTGACTTACGCCTTAGCTGTTCCAAGTAGAACCTTTATGCGAGCTTCCCAGGTAAGATATCCATGTTGACGCATAGCTCCGTGAAGCCATTGTTCTAAGTTTCCATTGTTGACATACTCGTAAACCAACATCCTGTATTTTTAAACAATGTCCTTCGTTAACGGCAATAACTGCTAATGATGATCCAATTTATAGTcaactattcaaaaaattttaaccatGCAAAAACATAGTAAAAGAAGACTATACCTGTGTGTTCCTTCAATACAGTAACCTAAAAGGCGGACCAAATTCTTGTGACGAACATGCCCAATGGCTTCCACTTCGACTCGAAATTCTTTCTCCGCTTGGCCTCTACAAAGAAGATGATAGGCCGTTTAGCTAAACAAGACTTCGGGACAAGAAAAAAACACCATGTTTAAAGTctgcacacacacatatatatatactcacaAGTTGTTGAGTATTTTCTTAACAGCCACTGGCGTTCCGTTGATCAAATGACCCCGATAAACAACGCCATATCCACCCTCTCCAAGAACATTTTCCTTTGAAAACCGGTTCGTAGCAAGTTCAAGATCCCTCAATGTAAACCAGTGACCCCAACCCAAATGAGAGAATTCAGGCAAGCCAACTAAAGGAGATGGAGCAGTGACGGGATACAAAGAAGACGGTCTATAAACAGTCACGGTACCGGAACTCCCTTCTTCTCCTGATTGAGACCCTGCACCATCTCTTTCTAAATGGTGAAATGACCCTGACTGACTACTATTATCTCCATTCCTTGATTTTCCCATACCAAGATGAACCATAACCCTATCTGAATCTTTGTCACTGGATTTATCATGAATGGTGAGAAGAATACCATCCCGAGGAACGAAATCGTTGGCTGATACTTGTTCGACTCGAACTTCCTTGATTTCTTTAGATATAGATGGGATTTGAGTAAGGGGAAGCTTATTTCTAGCTCTTGATTTCTTCTTCCTTGAAGTTAAACAAAATGACAACAAAGAAAGGATGATTATGATAAATAAAGCAACAACAATCCCAATAACTACCCACACTTTAAGTCCAAAAATGGCTGTCTTCTTGGACATTTCAGCATTGAGATCATTTGCCATTTCCCCCCCTAGTTTCAGATATTCAACACCTAcataatttacaaaattcaataaaaataaggCTTAGTATTCAAAATTACATTCCAAATCTCATATTTCATGGGGCAAAAGCATCAAGCTATGTAAAACAGACCCTTGATTTTAGTAAATAAACAGATCAGTCAATTAAGATTCAGatacaaggaaaaaaaattatgtacaGCGAGCTAAAAAAGCAAaaaatttgatacataaatagaACATTAAGAATTAAACAAATGTGGCAACTTCACCTTCCAACAGTAAAGCTCAGATCTTTGAAAAGATAATCTCAGATCTAGAAAAGGAAGCCCCCAATGTGGCCATTTCCCAGAAACAAGAGCAGGTGAACTAATTGAAGAAACCCTCAAATGCACCCACTTGTCCAATAAacacaaaaagaagaagaaaaaaataaaggagCTTAAATAAGTAAAAGAAGATAATTGGTTTTATGGGGAAATGTGGATATGAATCTAAGCTGGAATGGAGCTATCTTGCACCAGAAATGAAGGTCCTTGTAAAGGCAAAGGCAGAATTGATAATGAAAGGCTTGAAACTGAATGAAGTGGATATTGGTCATGGAAGTGGGTTTTTTGAGAGAAAGGCTGTGAAGGTGAAAATGAATGGTGTGCGGTTTAATAAAATTaagagtaaaaataaattaagagaaGAAGGATTGAATTATCAGTGGTAGGTGATGAGTTTTCTATATCAAAAACACCAAATTTTACATCTTCACTAATTACCCCCCCCCCTATTGTAAAACACAAGCATTCAACTTCAAGCTTgcattttgcaaaaaaaaaagtctTAACTTTAAGGCTAAATTCCACCCAAAGtcactattaaattatttaaaaatttttctttaattcattcatcttcttaatattttttatttaaatcactaagctcttaaattaatatttttaaagtttgaataATGAACTTTGAGTGATGATATAaactatagaaaaaaaaattttaattaatgcaGATAATGCAACTAAAGAAAATTATGTAATAATGATTTTTAATGACTTAAATTTAATGACCACgaaactttttgaagttgaatgtaatttatcaatataagaaatttgaaaaaaaactgtaattaaattaaaatctaaatatttaaGTTTAGTGTACTTGGGGTTTATGGTAAGCAGCACATGAAACAGGTTCATCATTCACTTATGAATAGATAAAATCATAAATGATTacaatatggaaaaaaaattatagtacATCTATTATCCACATATGGTGTgggtaataatatatatatatggtgtgtAAGGTCTATTATCATTGAATGTAATAATTATTTGACTTTAACATTGTCTTTCATAATGTCTTGTTTCTGTTTGGAATTTTGTTAGAActgtagaaaaaaaaaacatgatgaTAAGCAAAGCCAATTATGTTGATACCAGGTAGAGGATAAAACAAGCAAATGAAGGAGATTATGGGAGAGTGTAGctataaattaaaaagattgatTTCGTTGAGTAGATTGATTCTTAACTCGattgatataaatattattatattaatataggAAAACGTGGGTTCAAatgcgttgaagcgcattatctttCTATGTATGAGTTGGGAGGGATTATGGGTAGTTCagctataaaaaaataaatacgatcggatcttataataatattatttaaaaaaactaatttaatatgAGTTTGACTTATGCAAATGTGAATTCTTCTTTGAATTTATTCTAGTTAATTAGTTGAgttatttattcaattcagttaTTATAAGGATAAATATGCATTTTGGTACTCGAACTTACTTAAGGTTTTTTTGGTtcaattaggtacttgaacttagctttaaagttcaatttagtacctaaagtttattttaattcaacCAGGTACCTAAACTTAGTTTATTGATTCAAATTGGTATTTGAACTTGACTTCTTTTTATCCAAATTGATACTTACGATAAATGACTTATTTAAATCAATATGAACTATAAAGCCAAGTTTAAGTATCTAATTGAACCCATAAAATTTAGATACTAAATTAAACTTTAACACGAAATTCATGTATATTTACCTAACttataataatcaattttattcgGACGattgtaacttaaaaaaaaattgaaagatgaaatcctaaccccaaaactcaaaatttagggGGGATAATGCCAAAAGCCAAAACACAATGTTGCATAGTATAGAAGATAGGAAGGTGAAGGAAGGTCCACACGCCATGATGCCCGAAATGCACGGCATGTGCTGCCACCTTCTCTCATTTAGCCCCCTAACCAAATATATTTAATGAATGCTCAATTTGCAAAGCATAGGAAATTAGAATATTTATCATCAATAATAGTGACTAACCCTTTTATCGCAGATATTTTTTAAAAGAGGTAAAATGTTTACTATGAAATATGCTCCGTTTTTATGGGTGGAGATCGACGTTCCCGACCTCACACCATATCTCGTAGTTAACTTATTTACTGTTTCATATCAAGCACCAGTACTACCAATGCCTCTGTCTTATATACAACAATACTTCCACACAGTGGCAGATCCAAAAATACGACTTGAGGGGCAAAAgcaaagttagaaatttttttggGAGGGCTggaattaaattatacatttttatgatagtagaaatacaatttcactattttaatagcctAGATCTTTATAATTCCGAGGGCCAAAGTATAactttaccattactaatttaaaattttacaaattataaaagacttagatgaaaaaattttcattttaagttgggATCGTTGCCAGCTGCCCCTAGATTCACCCCTGCTTCCACAGTTGTTACCATGAAATCGATGCTTAtgatatattcaaataatttgatattttttattttagcccTTGAACTTTTTTTGGTCCACATCAATCAtgtaacttgaattttttttaatttagttgttaaattttaattattttaaaatgtgataacgTGATACTCTAAAATTATATCACACttaaaagaatttaatttttaatatatatttttatatttttaaactttatagaatattttaaaaaatttcaggTGGTcttaaattaccaaattaaacatGTTGACAATTTCAGTtgacagtttttttttttaattgctagCTATTATATGTACATGAAACTGTCc is part of the Gossypium hirsutum isolate 1008001.06 chromosome D11, Gossypium_hirsutum_v2.1, whole genome shotgun sequence genome and encodes:
- the LOC107927265 gene encoding E3 ubiquitin-protein ligase hel2 isoform X3 codes for the protein MFAGFRFSFVGSDSEEAKNKKMDDSCAVCADTLEWVAYGSCGHREVCSTCIVRLRFICDDYRCCLCKSELKIIFITKALGDYTKVINDFSAFPVDPIEGQVSSYWYHEGTQAYFDDLDHYKMIKAMCRLSCTVCDNKDEQQNGGSKKRAEFKNIEQLKSHLFNRHRLLNCSLCLEGRKVFMCEQKLYTREQLDKHIKTGDSVVDGTESERGGFMGHPMCEFCQNPFYGENELYLHMSTEHFTCHICQRRHPGQYEYYRNYDDMEIHFSREHHLCEDEACRAKKFVVFATQSELKRHNTLEHGGRMSRSKRNAALQIPISFRYRRSCEQDHPVRGHVSHPNSSDSQLSLTMQASFVTAGSFHSTSTSDQTVIKSEVASIVGPFESLATIDSVPSSRNCRALGNSRGGPLEDSSFPPLPAASNSNQQKVRNGLQGPARRSMAAPSRHRHNGTSNVVSNTAQAWPAVSLQPNMSAAGAHRSRPVTKFSHLSTTNNSSGSSKRITGEYWQGFISTEEYLAYVHQFGLSHLVLELARLCPNVEKQRELVEIYNFNISNSYSCNDDTGQWKNDKRSKKGKEKCEDYGSTGSKHTLAGEIHSGVKVLLEDGHHSHTSKGKSKVLGGEDANSHVPPQSQVEPDVGGSKKILASQGGGNKQRKKVSKFLRNRLGDASAAQLEEGGKCEIQEKTDENKGPPERLPVCSVWRDGGGQRLMAKTQRVASN
- the LOC107927265 gene encoding E3 ubiquitin-protein ligase hel2 isoform X2; its protein translation is MDDSCAVCADTLEWVAYGSCGHREVCSTCIVRLRFICDDYRCCLCKSELKIIFITKALGDYTKVINDFSAFPVDPIEGQVSSYWYHEGTQAYFDDLDHYKMIKAMCRLSCTVCDNKDEQQNGGSKKRAEFKNIEQLKSHLFNRHRLLNCSLCLEGRKVFMCEQKLYTREQLDKHIKTGDSVVDGTESERGGFMGHPMCEFCQNPFYGENELYLHMSTEHFTCHICQRRHPGQYEYYRNYDDMEIHFSREHHLCEDEACRAKKFVVFATQSELKRHNTLEHGGRMSRSKRNAALQIPISFRYRRSCEQDHPVRGHVSHPNSSDSQLSLTMQASFVTAGSFHSTSTSDQTVIKSEVASIVGPFESLATIDSVPSSRNCRALGNSRGGPLEDSSFPPLPAASNSNQQKVRNGLQGPARRSMAAPSRHRHNGTSNVVSNTAQAWPAVSLQPNMSAAGAHRSRPVTKFSHLSTTNNSSGSSKSKPTRIRESLPKVEDFQSANKALVEKIRVSLEFDQDKFSAFTGITGEYWQGFISTEEYLAYVHQFGLSHLVLELARLCPNVEKQRELVEIYNFNISNSYSCNDDTGQWKNDKRSKKGKEKCEDYGSTGSKHTLAGEIHSGVKVLLEDGHHSHTSKGKSKVLGGEDANSHVPPQSQVEPDVGGSKKILASQGGGNKQRKKVSKFLRNRLGDASAAQLEEGGKCEIQEKTDENKGPPERLPVCSVWRDGGGQRLMAKTQRVASN
- the LOC107927265 gene encoding E3 ubiquitin-protein ligase hel2 isoform X1 gives rise to the protein MFAGFRFSFVGSDSEEAKNKKMDDSCAVCADTLEWVAYGSCGHREVCSTCIVRLRFICDDYRCCLCKSELKIIFITKALGDYTKVINDFSAFPVDPIEGQVSSYWYHEGTQAYFDDLDHYKMIKAMCRLSCTVCDNKDEQQNGGSKKRAEFKNIEQLKSHLFNRHRLLNCSLCLEGRKVFMCEQKLYTREQLDKHIKTGDSVVDGTESERGGFMGHPMCEFCQNPFYGENELYLHMSTEHFTCHICQRRHPGQYEYYRNYDDMEIHFSREHHLCEDEACRAKKFVVFATQSELKRHNTLEHGGRMSRSKRNAALQIPISFRYRRSCEQDHPVRGHVSHPNSSDSQLSLTMQASFVTAGSFHSTSTSDQTVIKSEVASIVGPFESLATIDSVPSSRNCRALGNSRGGPLEDSSFPPLPAASNSNQQKVRNGLQGPARRSMAAPSRHRHNGTSNVVSNTAQAWPAVSLQPNMSAAGAHRSRPVTKFSHLSTTNNSSGSSKSKPTRIRESLPKVEDFQSANKALVEKIRVSLEFDQDKFSAFTGITGEYWQGFISTEEYLAYVHQFGLSHLVLELARLCPNVEKQRELVEIYNFNISNSYSCNDDTGQWKNDKRSKKGKEKCEDYGSTGSKHTLAGEIHSGVKVLLEDGHHSHTSKGKSKVLGGEDANSHVPPQSQVEPDVGGSKKILASQGGGNKQRKKVSKFLRNRLGDASAAQLEEGGKCEIQEKTDENKGPPERLPVCSVWRDGGGQRLMAKTQRVASN